ATGCACATGGAGCCATGAACAAAAGCTTCAATTTCACAGTCACTTGGAATTTTTTCTCTTATCTCTTTTATTTCCTCAATAGATAGTTCTCTTGCAAGAACAATTCTCTTTACACCCTGTTTATGCCAAAATATAGCAGATCTCCAATTTACATTATTTGCTTGAGTGCTTAAGTGCAATTCTAAATTTGGTACCACTTCTCTGGCAGTCATAATTATACCTGGATCTGATACAATAATAGCATTTACTTTAAGCTCATATAATTCTTTCAAATACTCTTCTAAACCTTCTAAATCTTCATTGTGTGGAAATACATTTAATGTAACATATACTCTTTTATTTTTACTATGAGCAAATTCTATACCTTCTTTAAGTTCATCTGTGGTAAAATTATCTGCAAAAGCTCTTAAATTAAGTTTACTTCCACCAAGGTATACTGCATCTGCTCCAAAATTTATAGCCGCTTTTAATTTTTCTAGATTTCCTGCTGGTGCAAGTATCTCTGGTTTATTCATCTAATATTTCCTCCTTGTAGTAATAGCTATCCCATCTCCCATAGGGACTACAGATGTTATGAGTTCTTTATTTCTTGAAACCATATCCAAATAATTTCTCATTCTCTTTACAATAGTAATCTTTCTTCTCTTTACAAGTTCATTATTTGCCACCATACCCCTAAATAAGACATTGTCTGCTACAATAACAGCATCTTTATTCATAAGTCTTAAACACTCTGGAAGAAAGTGATTATAATGGCCTTTTCCTGCATCCATAAATATAAAGTCGTATTCATTATCTTTTAATTCTTTTAAAACTTCTAGACAATCTCCTTGTTTTATTTCTATCCTATTCTGTAGATTATATTTTTTTATATTCTTTTTAGCTTCTTCTATCATACTTATATCACGTTCAATAGTTGTTATTTTTGAATTTTTACTAGAATACATACTCATCAATATAGCTGAATATCCAATTGCCGTACCTAACTCCAATATATTTAAAGGTCTTTTTATAGTGAGCATTAATTCTAAAAATCTTGCGGTTTCCTTTTGAACTATAGGCACACGATTTTTATGGGCAAATTCTTCTATTTCTCTTAATATATCAGATTCTTCATAAATAAGTCCTCTAATGTATTCTTCATTATAATCAAAGGTAATTCCACTCATTAAAAATTCCTCCAAGCTAATTGGAACCTTGAGTAATGTTTTTAACCTCTTCAAATTTCTTATAATTGTCTGTGAAGAAGTGAGTTCCATCATTATTTGATACAAAATAAATATAATTGGTATTTTTAGGTTTTAAAGCTGCTTCTATAGATTTTAATCCTGGATTACATATAGGTCCTGCTGGTAATCCATTTACATAATAGGTATTATAATTAGATTTAATTTCTAAATCTTTATTATACAATTTATCTTTATGATAACCCAATGCATACTCCACCGTAGCACAGGATTGAAGTTTCATATTTTTATTTAATCTATTGTAAAAGACTGAAGCTATTATACTTCTTTCATCATCTTTTTTAGCTTCTCCTTCAACTATAGATGCCATAGTAATTATATTATCATATTTTGATTTATCTAAAGATATATTATTCTCTTTTAATAAAGCACTAAATCGTTTTTCAAAATGTGTTAACATTAAATTTATTACCTTTTCTCCAGACATATTTTTTTTCAATTGATAAGTATCTGGGAAAAGATATCCCTCTAACTTATATTTTCTATTATTATTTTTATTTATATAATTAGGAAGTTTATAATTATTATTTGCCTTTATAAAATCTTCCTTAGCTATAACACCTTTTTTATCTAATAATTCTGCAATTTGTAATAAATCATACCCTTCTGGTATAGTAACAAATACTGTATTTTTATCAAAAGCACCATTATTTATATTATTTATAAATTTTTCTACAGTCAAGTTACTTGAAAGAGTATAAAGTCCCGGTTTAATATTGCCGGGAACTTTTTTATATTTTACATAAGCCTTTATAATTATAGGATTTCTAATAAGACCTTTAGAGTCAAGATTAGATATTACTCCATAAAGAGTATCTCCACTTTTTATTTCAAACTCTTTATTATTAGTAACCTTAAAAGGATGATTCAATGAGTTTACTATGTATATGAAGAAAAAAAGTAATGTTATAATAACTATAGAAATACAAATAATTATTTTACTTTTATATTTTCTTTTCATATCAATACCATCCAATAATCTTTATTTATTTCTACTTGCTCTTTTTCTAAGATTTGAATCTAATATTCTCTTTCTCATCCTTATACTCTTAGGCGTAATTTCCACTAATTCATCAGAAGCTATAAACTCAAGACATCTCTCAAGTGTCATATCGCCTACAGGTACTAATTTTAACGCATCATCAGATCCAGAAGACCTAGTGTTGGAAAGATGCTTCTTCTTGCAGACATTAACATCAATATCTTCAGCTCTTGAACATTCTCCTGCTATCATTCCTGCATAAACTTCTGTACCAGCTTCAATAAAGAGTTTTCCTCTTTCCTGTGCATTGTACAATCCATAAGTTACAGCTGTTCCTGGTTCAAACACTACAAGAGAGCCTCTGCTTCTTTCAGGTATTTCTCCTTTGTATTGCTCATATCCATCAAGTACACTATTCATTATACCATTGCCCTTAGTATCAGTCATAAACTCATTTCTAAAGCCAATAAGGCCTCTAGATGGTATTCTAAATTCCAATCTTGTATAACCATTTATAGCTGAAGTCATATTTTTAAGTTCAGCTTTTCTAGGTCCTAGTTTTTCCATAACTACGCCCATAAATTCTTCTGGAACATCAATAGTTAAATTCTCTATAGGTTCAAGTTTTTTACCATCTTTTTCTTTATATATAACCATTGGCTTTGAAACTTGGAATTCAAATCCTTCTCTTCTCATAGTTTCTATTAATATTGAAAGATGTAATTCTCCTCTTCCGCTTACTTTAAAAGAATCAGCGGAATCTGTTTCTTCCACACGAAGACTTACATTTGTCTCTAATTCTTTATTTAATCTGTCTCTTATATGTCTTGAAGTAACGAAATCACCTTCTCTACCTGCAAAAGGAGAATTGTTTACTATAAAATACATACTTAGAGTAGGCTCATCTATTTCTACAAATGGAAGTGCTTCTGGATTTGCGGCATCAGCTATAGTTTCACCAATGTTTACATCCTGTATACCAGCAACAACAGCTATATCACCTATCATAACCTCATCAGTTTCTACTCTCTTTAGGCCCTCATATACATAAAGTGATGATATTTTAACATTTTCTGTAGTTCCATCTTTTCTAATAAGAGCAGCCTGTTGATTCTTTTTTAATCTTCCTCTTTCTACTTTTCCTATACCTATTCTTCCCACATATTCATTAGAATCAATAGTAGTTACAAGCATTTGGAAAGGAGCGTCTAAATACCCAGTTGGTGCCTTTACGTGCTCAATTATTGTATCAAATAAAGGTTCCATGTTGTCATTATCATCTTCTACTTCATACTTAGCTATACCATCTCTTGCAGAAGCATAAATTATTGGAAATTCAAGTTGCTGATCATCAGCTCCCAATTCTACAAATAAATCAAAAACTTCATCTATAACTTCTGTTGGTCTAGCATTAGGTTTATCTATTTTATTTACTACAACTATTGGCCTTAATCCAAGTTCTAAAGCCTTTTTCAAAACAAACTTTGTCTGTGGCATAGGTCCTTCAAAAGCATCTACTAATAATAGAACACTATCAACCATTTTCAATACACGCTCAACTTCTCCACCAAAATCTGCGTGGCCTGGAGTATCTACAATATTAATTTTGATACCTTTATGTATTACTGATGTATTTTTTGAAAGTATTGTTATTCCTCTTTCTTTCTCTAAATCATTAGAGTCCATAACTCTTTCTTGAATTTTTTCATTACTTCTAAATACGTGACTCTGCTTTAAAAGCGAATCTACAAGTGTTGTCTTACCATGGTCAACGTGTGCTATTATAGCTATATTTCTTATGTCACTTCTAGTAAATAATTCCATGTTTTATCCTCCAAACTTATTCCTCAATAATAATTATACTACAATGTATGATTACAAAAGTCATAAATAAAAATTGGATACTATATAGCATCCAATTTTACTTTCACCATATTTATTCTAATATTATGTTTATAAAAAGTCAACTTAAGAAAATAATTAAGTTGCTTATATCTCCATAATTATTGGCAATATCATTGGTCTTCTTTTTGTTTTTTCATATAAAAATAATCTTAAAGCATCTTTTATATTGGATTTTATTGTAGCCCATTCGGTTATATGATTTTCTTCACATTCCTTTAAAGCATTTTTGACAATTTCCCTTGCTTCATCCATAAGATCTTCAGATTCTCTTACATATACAAAACCTCTAGAAATAATGTCAGGTCCAGCTATGACACTGCCATTTTCTTTTTCAATTGTTACAACCACAGTTAAAATTCCATCCTGTGATAAGTGCTTTCTATCTCTTAAAACAATATTTCCTACATCACCAACTCCAAGACCATCTACAAATACCTGACCTGAAACTACATTGCCATTTTTCCTTATAGAACTTCTTGTGAGCTCAATTACATCTCCATTGTCTCCTATAAGTACATTTTTCTTTTGCATACCAAGCCTTACAGCGAGTTCAGCATGTTGTTTCAAATGTCTATATTCCCCATGAACTGGCATAAAAAATTTCGGTTTAATTAAAGTATGAATCAATTTTAATTCCTCTTGGCAGGCATGACCAGACACATGTACATCTGCTAAAGCTTCATAAATAACATCTGCACCTTTTTTAAACAATTGATTTATTACTCTTGAAACCAATTTTTCGTTTCCAGGTATTGGTGATGCTGAAATTACAACCATATCACCTTCAACAATGTTAACTTTTTTGTGTTCAGATGCTGCCATTCTTGTAAGGGCAGACATAGGCTCCCCTTGACTTCCAGTGGTTATTATTGTGATTTTGTCAGCAGGATATCTATTTATGGCATCTATACTTATTATTGTACCCTCATTAGCTGTCAAATATCCATATTCAATAGCAACTGCCAATATATTTTCCATACTTCTACCTGATACAGCTACTTTTCTATCAAATTTTTCTGCTGCTTCAATTACCTGTTGAATCCTGTGAATATTAGATGCAAAAGTAGCAACTATTATTCTTCCAGTAGCTTTAGCAAATATCTTTTGGAGTGTTTCTCCTACAGTACTTTCAGACATTGTATATCCTGGTCTTTCCACATTAGTACTGTCCGCAAGCATAAGTAAGACTCCTCTCTTACCTAATTCAGCAAATCTAGCAAAATCAGCAACACAACCATCAATCGGAGTATAGTCTATTTTAAAATCTCCAGTGTGTAAAACTACACCCATTGGAGTATGAATAGCTATTGCAGTTGAATCTGCTATGCTATGACTTGTTCTTATGAATTCAACTGACATACTGTCCAGTTTAATAATATCTCTTGGCTTAACACATACAAGCTTAACAATGCTTAAAAGACCGTGTTCTTTTAATTTCGTTTCAACTATACCTAAAGTTAATTTCGTTCCATAAACTGGAACATTTACTTGTTTTAAAACATATGGAAGTGCTCCAATATGATCCTCATGTCCATGAGTTAAAAATATTCCCTTTACTTTTTCAATAT
This genomic window from Clostridium pasteurianum DSM 525 = ATCC 6013 contains:
- a CDS encoding ribonuclease J, whose product is MRRERDKIKIIPLGGLNEIGKNITAIEYKNEIVIIDCGLKFPDEEMYGIDIVIPDVTYLVKNIEKVKGIFLTHGHEDHIGALPYVLKQVNVPVYGTKLTLGIVETKLKEHGLLSIVKLVCVKPRDIIKLDSMSVEFIRTSHSIADSTAIAIHTPMGVVLHTGDFKIDYTPIDGCVADFARFAELGKRGVLLMLADSTNVERPGYTMSESTVGETLQKIFAKATGRIIVATFASNIHRIQQVIEAAEKFDRKVAVSGRSMENILAVAIEYGYLTANEGTIISIDAINRYPADKITIITTGSQGEPMSALTRMAASEHKKVNIVEGDMVVISASPIPGNEKLVSRVINQLFKKGADVIYEALADVHVSGHACQEELKLIHTLIKPKFFMPVHGEYRHLKQHAELAVRLGMQKKNVLIGDNGDVIELTRSSIRKNGNVVSGQVFVDGLGVGDVGNIVLRDRKHLSQDGILTVVVTIEKENGSVIAGPDIISRGFVYVRESEDLMDEAREIVKNALKECEENHITEWATIKSNIKDALRLFLYEKTKRRPMILPIIMEI
- the mltG gene encoding endolytic transglycosylase MltG, with protein sequence MKRKYKSKIIICISIVIITLLFFFIYIVNSLNHPFKVTNNKEFEIKSGDTLYGVISNLDSKGLIRNPIIIKAYVKYKKVPGNIKPGLYTLSSNLTVEKFINNINNGAFDKNTVFVTIPEGYDLLQIAELLDKKGVIAKEDFIKANNNYKLPNYINKNNNRKYKLEGYLFPDTYQLKKNMSGEKVINLMLTHFEKRFSALLKENNISLDKSKYDNIITMASIVEGEAKKDDERSIIASVFYNRLNKNMKLQSCATVEYALGYHKDKLYNKDLEIKSNYNTYYVNGLPAGPICNPGLKSIEAALKPKNTNYIYFVSNNDGTHFFTDNYKKFEEVKNITQGSN
- the typA gene encoding translational GTPase TypA encodes the protein MELFTRSDIRNIAIIAHVDHGKTTLVDSLLKQSHVFRSNEKIQERVMDSNDLEKERGITILSKNTSVIHKGIKINIVDTPGHADFGGEVERVLKMVDSVLLLVDAFEGPMPQTKFVLKKALELGLRPIVVVNKIDKPNARPTEVIDEVFDLFVELGADDQQLEFPIIYASARDGIAKYEVEDDNDNMEPLFDTIIEHVKAPTGYLDAPFQMLVTTIDSNEYVGRIGIGKVERGRLKKNQQAALIRKDGTTENVKISSLYVYEGLKRVETDEVMIGDIAVVAGIQDVNIGETIADAANPEALPFVEIDEPTLSMYFIVNNSPFAGREGDFVTSRHIRDRLNKELETNVSLRVEETDSADSFKVSGRGELHLSILIETMRREGFEFQVSKPMVIYKEKDGKKLEPIENLTIDVPEEFMGVVMEKLGPRKAELKNMTSAINGYTRLEFRIPSRGLIGFRNEFMTDTKGNGIMNSVLDGYEQYKGEIPERSRGSLVVFEPGTAVTYGLYNAQERGKLFIEAGTEVYAGMIAGECSRAEDIDVNVCKKKHLSNTRSSGSDDALKLVPVGDMTLERCLEFIASDELVEITPKSIRMRKRILDSNLRKRASRNK
- a CDS encoding O-methyltransferase — protein: MSGITFDYNEEYIRGLIYEESDILREIEEFAHKNRVPIVQKETARFLELMLTIKRPLNILELGTAIGYSAILMSMYSSKNSKITTIERDISMIEEAKKNIKKYNLQNRIEIKQGDCLEVLKELKDNEYDFIFMDAGKGHYNHFLPECLRLMNKDAVIVADNVLFRGMVANNELVKRRKITIVKRMRNYLDMVSRNKELITSVVPMGDGIAITTRRKY